Part of the Weissella coleopterorum genome is shown below.
AAGCCAATAATTCCAAAATATGTCTGTAAATTTGCTCGCAAATATTGAGTTGGCCATTTAGCCAATTGACCATAAATGGCAATTGGTACGCCATGCGTATTAATTGCGCCACCCATAAATCCAGAAAATAAGCCTGCCACAAAAACTGGAAGCTTAAATCTTGATTTTTGTCGTGGTTTAAGCTTAATCAAGTTTAAAATGGCATACATAATTAAGAAAATGCCAACTAAATACTTCAACATTAGCGTATTACCTAATTTTAAGAACATCAAGCCAAAAGGAACGCCTATAATCGCCCCGCTAACCAGTTTGATAATTAGTTTAAGGTCGATATAACGATAATTTTTAACCACAGCTGGTGCTGCCAATCCAAGCCCTAAAATCCCAATCAATGCGACTGCATCGTTTGAATTAAAAGATAATGGCGTTGTCACTAATGCTTCACCAAAGCCAAAAATATAGCGGGTTGCCGCACCAATTAAAAATATTATATATGCAGTTAAACTCATTTATATTTACCCCTTAAAAAACTTCCCAACACGTCTATCAATATCATATCGTATTCTGCCCGCTCTGCTTTAAATCATGCTAGTTTTTAATTAAATTTTAT
Proteins encoded:
- a CDS encoding sulfite exporter TauE/SafE family protein, coding for MSLTAYIIFLIGAATRYIFGFGEALVTTPLSFNSNDAVALIGILGLGLAAPAVVKNYRYIDLKLIIKLVSGAIIGVPFGLMFLKLGNTLMLKYLVGIFLIMYAILNLIKLKPRQKSRFKLPVFVAGLFSGFMGGAINTHGVPIAIYGQLAKWPTQYLRANLQTYFGIIGLIIVLGQGLSGLWNLRVGLDLILLLPGVALVIFILEKS